The following coding sequences lie in one Saccopteryx bilineata isolate mSacBil1 chromosome 5, mSacBil1_pri_phased_curated, whole genome shotgun sequence genomic window:
- the RETREG2 gene encoding reticulophagy regulator 2 isoform X1: MASGGGGNTGAAGGPGPGLSFGLALSVGMGEATSEAEDEAAAAEAVGRLATALWLRLRGWEAVLAAAQRLLVWEKPLHSLVTAAALNGLFWLLSSSSLRPIFLLSVSLLAYFLLDLWQPRFLPDVSASTPEEPHSDSEGAGSGARPHLLSVPELCRYLAESWLTFQIHLQELLQYKRQNPAQFCARVCSGCALLAVLGHYVPGIMISYIVLLSILLWPLVVYHELIQRMYTRLEPLLMQLDYSMKAEADSLHHKHDKRKRQGKNAPPEGDEPLAETESESEAELAGFSPVVDVKKTALALAITDSELSDEEASILESGGFSVSRATTPQLTDVSEDLDQQSLPSEPEEALSRELGEGEETELAPPEDLLGPPQALARQGLDSEQEEEEEEEDEDAAAKETLLRLSSPLHFVNTHFNGAGSPTDEERLSPGGPVETPSPEAVSGNPTTPSSTLPPLLCLAESDPAPSLSVPPPLPQDSPQPLPAPEEEEALTTEDFELLDQGELEQLNAELGLGPETSPEPPDAPPPPSLGPNPPPLLQSDQEAQSMAEP, from the exons ATGGCGAGCGGCGGCGGGGGTAACACCGGCGCGGCTGGGGGCCCGGGGCCGGGCCTGAGCTTCGGCCTGGCTCTGAGCGTGGGCATGGGTGAGGCTACCAGCGAGGCGGAGGACGAGGCGGCCGCGGCCGAGGCGGTGGGACGCCTGGCCACGGCGCTGTGGCTGCGGCTCCGCGGCTGGGAGGCCGTGCTGGCCGCCGCGCAGCGGCTGTTGGTGTGGGAGAAGCCGCTGCACAGCTTGGTGACGGCGGCCGCGCTCAACGGCCTCTTCTG GTTGCTGTCTTCGTCGTCCCTTCGGCCCATCTTCCTACTGAGCGTCTCACTTTTGGCCTATTTTCTGCTGGATCTGTGGCAGCCTCGCTTCCTCCCCGACGTCTCAG CATCAACCCCAGAGGAGCCACACTCTGACAG TGAGGGTGCGGGGTCAGGCGCCCGGCCGCACCTGCTGAGTGTGCCCGAGTTGTGCAGATACCTGGCTGAGAGCTGGCTCACCTTCCAGATTCATCTGCAGGAGCTGCTGCAGTACAAGAGGCAGAATCCAGCTCAG TTCTGTGCTCGAGTCTGCTCCGGCTGTGCTCTGTTGGCTGTGCTGGGACACTATGTTCCAGGGATTATGATTTCCTACATTGTCT TGCTGAGTATCCTGCTGTGGCCCCTGGTGGTTTATCATGAGCTGATCCAGAGGATGTATACTCGCCTGGAGCCCCTGCTCATGCAGCTGGACTACAGCATGAAGGCAGAAGCTGACAGCCTGCATCACAAACACGACAAGAGGA AGCGGCAAGGGAAGAACGCACCCCCTGAAGGTGATGAGccactggcagagacagagagcgaaaGCGAGGCAGAGCTGGCTGGCTTCTCCCCGGTG GTCGATGTGAAGAAAACAGCCCTGGCTTTGGCCATTACAGACTCAGAGCTGTCAGATGAGGAGGCATCTATCTTGGAGAGTGGTGGCTTCTCAGTATCCCGGGCCACAACTCCACAACTAACTGATGTCTCGGAGG ATTTGGACCAGCAGAGCCTGCCAAGTGAGCCAGAGGAAGCCCTGAGccgggagctgggggagggagaggagacagagctgGCCCCTCCGGAAGACCTGCTGGGCCCCCCGCAGGCCCTCGCAAGGCAAGGCCTGGACtcggagcaggaggaggaggaggaggaggaagatgaagatGCAGCAGCCAAGGAAACCTTGCTTCGGCTCTCGTCCCCCCTTCACTTTGTGAACACGCACTTCAATGGGGCAGGCTCTCCCACAGATGAAGAGAGGCTCTCCCCTGGAGGACCAGTGGAGACACCGAGCCCAGAGGCAGTGAGTGGTAATCCCACCACTCCCTCGAGCACCCTGCCCCCCCTACTTTGCCTTGCTGAAAGTGACCCAGCCCCTTCCCTCTCGGTGCCCCCACCTCTTCCCCAGGACTCACCCcagcccctgcctgcccctgaggAAGAAGAGGCACTCACCACTGAGGACTTTGAGTTGCTGGATCAGGGGGAGCTGGAGCAGCTGAATGCAGAGCTGGGGTTGGGGCCAGAGACATCCCCAGAGCCTCCTGATGCTCCACCCCCTCCATCCTTAGGGCCCAACCCCCCTCCTCTGTTACAGTCAGACCAAGAGGCGCAGTCCATGGCCGAGCCATGA
- the RETREG2 gene encoding reticulophagy regulator 2 isoform X2 → MASGGGGNTGAAGGPGPGLSFGLALSVGMGEATSEAEDEAAAAEAVGRLATALWLRLRGWEAVLAAAQRLLVWEKPLHSLVTAAALNGLFWLLSSSSLRPIFLLSVSLLAYFLLDLWQPRFLPDVSASTPEEPHSDSEGAGSGARPHLLSVPELCRYLAESWLTFQIHLQELLQYKRQNPAQFCARVCSGCALLAVLGHYVPGIMISYIVLLSILLWPLVVYHELIQRMYTRLEPLLMQLDYSMKAEADSLHHKHDKRKRQGKNAPPEGDEPLAETESESEAELAGFSPVVDVKKTALALAITDSELSDEEASILESGGFSVSRATTPQLTDVSEDLDQQSLPSEPEEALSRELGEGEETELAPPEDLLGPPQALARQGLDSEQEEEEEEEDEDAAAKETLLRLSSPLHFVNTHFNGAGSPTDEERLSPGGPVETPSPEADSPQPLPAPEEEEALTTEDFELLDQGELEQLNAELGLGPETSPEPPDAPPPPSLGPNPPPLLQSDQEAQSMAEP, encoded by the exons ATGGCGAGCGGCGGCGGGGGTAACACCGGCGCGGCTGGGGGCCCGGGGCCGGGCCTGAGCTTCGGCCTGGCTCTGAGCGTGGGCATGGGTGAGGCTACCAGCGAGGCGGAGGACGAGGCGGCCGCGGCCGAGGCGGTGGGACGCCTGGCCACGGCGCTGTGGCTGCGGCTCCGCGGCTGGGAGGCCGTGCTGGCCGCCGCGCAGCGGCTGTTGGTGTGGGAGAAGCCGCTGCACAGCTTGGTGACGGCGGCCGCGCTCAACGGCCTCTTCTG GTTGCTGTCTTCGTCGTCCCTTCGGCCCATCTTCCTACTGAGCGTCTCACTTTTGGCCTATTTTCTGCTGGATCTGTGGCAGCCTCGCTTCCTCCCCGACGTCTCAG CATCAACCCCAGAGGAGCCACACTCTGACAG TGAGGGTGCGGGGTCAGGCGCCCGGCCGCACCTGCTGAGTGTGCCCGAGTTGTGCAGATACCTGGCTGAGAGCTGGCTCACCTTCCAGATTCATCTGCAGGAGCTGCTGCAGTACAAGAGGCAGAATCCAGCTCAG TTCTGTGCTCGAGTCTGCTCCGGCTGTGCTCTGTTGGCTGTGCTGGGACACTATGTTCCAGGGATTATGATTTCCTACATTGTCT TGCTGAGTATCCTGCTGTGGCCCCTGGTGGTTTATCATGAGCTGATCCAGAGGATGTATACTCGCCTGGAGCCCCTGCTCATGCAGCTGGACTACAGCATGAAGGCAGAAGCTGACAGCCTGCATCACAAACACGACAAGAGGA AGCGGCAAGGGAAGAACGCACCCCCTGAAGGTGATGAGccactggcagagacagagagcgaaaGCGAGGCAGAGCTGGCTGGCTTCTCCCCGGTG GTCGATGTGAAGAAAACAGCCCTGGCTTTGGCCATTACAGACTCAGAGCTGTCAGATGAGGAGGCATCTATCTTGGAGAGTGGTGGCTTCTCAGTATCCCGGGCCACAACTCCACAACTAACTGATGTCTCGGAGG ATTTGGACCAGCAGAGCCTGCCAAGTGAGCCAGAGGAAGCCCTGAGccgggagctgggggagggagaggagacagagctgGCCCCTCCGGAAGACCTGCTGGGCCCCCCGCAGGCCCTCGCAAGGCAAGGCCTGGACtcggagcaggaggaggaggaggaggaggaagatgaagatGCAGCAGCCAAGGAAACCTTGCTTCGGCTCTCGTCCCCCCTTCACTTTGTGAACACGCACTTCAATGGGGCAGGCTCTCCCACAGATGAAGAGAGGCTCTCCCCTGGAGGACCAGTGGAGACACCGAGCCCAGAGGCA GACTCACCCcagcccctgcctgcccctgaggAAGAAGAGGCACTCACCACTGAGGACTTTGAGTTGCTGGATCAGGGGGAGCTGGAGCAGCTGAATGCAGAGCTGGGGTTGGGGCCAGAGACATCCCCAGAGCCTCCTGATGCTCCACCCCCTCCATCCTTAGGGCCCAACCCCCCTCCTCTGTTACAGTCAGACCAAGAGGCGCAGTCCATGGCCGAGCCATGA
- the CNPPD1 gene encoding protein CNPPD1, with protein MDLAGLLRDEEGTFSLTGFQDFSFLPGHQKLSARIRRRLYYGWDWEADCSLEELSSPMADIAVELLQKAAPSPIRRLQKKYVAHVSREACISPCAMMLALVYIERLRHRNPDYLQHVSSSDLFLISMMVASKYLYDEGEEEEVFNDEWGAAGGVAVPTLNALERGFLSAMDWRLYTDPQEIFEVLSWLESCVADHQGRRRGWYTYTDLCVLLEQPAWQLALGSLCHQLAKLSCLLAVAYVSSVALAVASVAVIHQSLGLSCSPPPGPPDLGLASRCLLEPCVPPPMPQCLPSPANVSSHLEGNVGLHSLWSSLLASLSPPPLPPPDPPAPPILHNCPLCQKLQKDLPTCRACHHSNRTGPTGRPSPWYNSHGLVSSWPRSPMPSLLPQPQQCSLLSIVELARLKSFIFPG; from the exons ATGGACCTAGCTGGGCTCCTGCGGGACGAAGAAGGCACCTTCTCTCTCACCGGCTTCCAGGACTTCTCG TTCCTACCGGGACACCAGAAGCTGAGTGCCAGGATCCGGAGAAGACTCTACTATGGCTGGGACTGGGAAGCGGACTGTAGCCTGGAGGAGCTCTCCAGCCCCATGGCAG ACATTGCTGTAGAATTGCTCCAGAAGGCAGCCCCCAGCCCCATTCGCAGACTCCAGAAGAAATATGTTGCCCATGTGTCCCG GGAGGCGTGCATCTCCCCCTGTGCTATGATGCTAGCCCTGGTGTACATTGAGCGGCTCCGGCACCGAAACCCCGACTACCTACAGCATGTGTCCTCctctgacttgttcctgatctccaTG aTGGTGGCTAGTAAATACCTCTATgatgaaggggaggaggaggaggtcttcAACGATGAATGGGGAGCTGCAGGGGGTGTGGCTGTGCCCACTCTCAATGCCCTGGAGAGGGGCTTCCTGAGTGCTATG GATTGGCGTCTCTACACTGACCCTCAGGAGATCTTTGAGGTGCTGAGCTGGTTAGAGAGCTG TGTGGCTGATCATCAGGGACGGCGACGGGGCTGGTACACCTACACAGACCTGTGTGTGCTGTTGGAGCAGCCAGCCTGGCAGCTGGCCCTGGGCTCCCTGTGCCATCAGCTGGCAAAG CTATCCTGCCTGTTGGCTGTGGCGTATGTGagcagtgtggccctggctgtggcatcAGTGGCTGTAATACACCAGTCCTTGGGGCTGTCCTGCAGTCCCCCACCTGGTCCCCCAGACCTTGGACTGGCCTCCAGGTGCCTCTTGGAACCCTGCGTACCTCCTCCTATGCCACAGTGCCTGCCATCTCCTGCTAATGTCTCCAGCCACCTGGAAGGCAACGTAGGGCTGCATTCACTCTGGAGCAGTCTCCTGGCCTCACTGAGTCCCCCACCATTGCCTCCCCCagaccctcctgcccctcccattCTCCATAACTGTCCCCTTTGCCAGAAGCTCCAGAAAGACTTGCCAACCTGTCGTGCCTGCCACCATTCCAACCGTACGGGCCCTACAGGGCGCCCAAGCCCCTGGTACAACTCCCATGGCCTGGTGTCCTCCTGGCCCCGGAGCCCAATGCCCTCTCTGCTCCCACAGCCTCAGCAGTGTTCCCTTCTCAGCATCGTGGAGCTGGCCCGCCTCAAGTCTTTCATCTTCCCTGGCTAG